A genomic window from Flavobacterium azooxidireducens includes:
- a CDS encoding DUF7619 domain-containing protein: MKKLYFIICLTISFISQAQVVNFPDDNLKSILLSANNSNHMAYDLSNNVTSIDLNNNGEIELEEAQQIAVLYLSCEYCDENLKINSVEGIEYFSNLRHLDVSFNSITTINSLPTSLGVLTIDYNLLNSLNIENLTNLGYLSCSFNPLNSLIIPNSIQNLNCFENNLTILDLSNASQLYELSTGNNNISSLDLSNSHILFRIDISNTPLTNISINSNHLRFLYINDTNLEDLNLTQTEDLWQIYLTNNNLSTLLLPEANNIMELYVQNNNLTNLDLSTLYSLRVFHCQNNNLVSLDFSNSTNLYNLNCSNNLNLNYLNIKNGSNNVFSSYNHLFNIQNNTNLTYLCVDEDEESIATTYLDIYSIQNCNVGTYCNFNLGGEYFTVNGETKFDFNINGCDSSDENFPHLNLSISDENNSGTFISNNNGEYFFPLQEGSYTITPILENPTYFTINPASFIVDFPTQTSPLSQDFCITPNGIHHDVEVVFIPTTPARPGFDAHYKIFYKNKGNQVENGSVLLTYYQNLELDLVSSNPIFSVQTDNTLEWSFTNLQPNEVRLIDVVFNLNSPTEVPAVNIGDMLIYKATITPFSTDEHPFDNSSGLQQIVVGSYDPNDKTCIEGTIVNVDVIGQYVHYVIRFENTGNYHAENIVIKDMIDLAKFDSTSLIPLHSSHDFFTRISGNKVEFIFEGINLPFDDATNDGFIVFKIKTKSDLEVGDSFSNEVNIYFDYNFPITTNTFTTTIQILSIKDFDFGTYFTLHPNPVKDVLNLHSKNTISIHSIEIYNQLGQIVLAIPNDVSKIDVSRLRTGNYFVKVNTNLGTSNTRFIKE, translated from the coding sequence ATGAAGAAATTATACTTTATAATATGCCTAACAATCAGTTTTATAAGTCAAGCTCAAGTTGTGAATTTTCCTGATGATAATTTGAAATCAATATTATTGAGTGCCAATAATAGCAATCATATGGCATATGATTTAAGTAATAATGTAACATCGATAGATTTAAATAATAATGGAGAAATTGAATTAGAAGAAGCTCAACAGATTGCTGTTTTATATTTGTCTTGTGAATATTGTGATGAAAATTTAAAAATAAATTCTGTTGAAGGAATTGAGTACTTTTCTAACTTAAGACATTTAGATGTAAGTTTTAATTCAATTACTACAATTAATTCTTTACCTACAAGTTTAGGAGTTCTAACTATCGATTACAATTTATTGAATTCATTAAATATTGAAAATCTTACTAATTTAGGTTATTTATCATGTAGTTTCAATCCTCTAAATTCATTAATTATTCCAAACAGTATTCAAAACTTGAACTGTTTTGAAAATAATTTAACCATTTTAGATCTTTCAAATGCTTCTCAATTATATGAACTCAGCACTGGTAATAACAATATCAGTTCACTTGATTTATCAAATTCGCACATATTATTTCGAATAGATATTTCAAACACACCTTTAACAAATATATCTATTAATAGCAATCATTTGCGATTTCTTTATATAAATGATACTAATTTAGAAGATTTAAATTTAACTCAAACTGAAGATCTTTGGCAAATTTATTTAACCAACAATAATTTATCTACCTTATTATTACCTGAGGCAAATAATATTATGGAATTATATGTTCAAAACAATAACTTAACCAATCTTGATTTATCTACTTTATATTCGTTAAGAGTGTTTCATTGTCAAAACAATAACTTGGTTTCACTTGATTTTTCAAATTCTACTAACTTATATAATTTGAATTGTTCAAACAATTTAAATTTAAATTATCTAAATATAAAAAATGGCTCAAATAACGTATTTAGTAGCTATAATCATTTATTCAATATTCAAAACAATACAAACCTAACTTACCTTTGTGTTGATGAAGATGAAGAAAGTATTGCTACTACTTATTTAGATATTTATTCCATCCAAAATTGTAATGTTGGAACCTATTGTAATTTCAATCTTGGAGGAGAGTATTTTACAGTCAATGGTGAAACAAAATTTGATTTTAATATAAATGGTTGTGATTCTTCTGATGAAAATTTTCCACACCTAAATTTATCAATTTCTGATGAAAATAACTCAGGAACATTTATCTCAAATAATAACGGAGAATATTTTTTTCCACTTCAAGAAGGTAGTTATACTATTACGCCTATTTTAGAAAATCCAACCTATTTTACTATAAATCCAGCAAGTTTTATCGTTGATTTTCCAACACAAACAAGTCCTTTATCTCAAGATTTTTGTATTACTCCAAATGGTATTCATCATGATGTAGAGGTTGTTTTTATTCCTACAACACCTGCTCGTCCGGGTTTTGATGCTCATTACAAAATTTTTTATAAGAATAAGGGGAATCAAGTAGAAAATGGATCTGTATTATTAACTTACTATCAAAATCTTGAATTAGATTTAGTTTCATCAAATCCTATTTTTTCAGTTCAAACAGATAATACATTAGAATGGAGTTTCACCAATTTACAACCCAATGAAGTCAGATTAATTGATGTTGTATTTAACTTAAATAGTCCGACAGAAGTTCCGGCAGTGAATATTGGAGATATGCTAATCTACAAAGCAACGATAACACCATTTTCTACAGACGAACATCCATTTGATAATTCTTCTGGTTTACAGCAAATTGTTGTGGGTTCTTATGATCCAAATGATAAAACTTGTATAGAAGGAACTATTGTTAATGTAGATGTGATTGGTCAATACGTTCATTATGTTATTCGGTTTGAAAATACCGGAAATTATCACGCAGAAAACATAGTGATAAAAGACATGATTGATTTAGCAAAATTTGATAGTACCTCCTTAATTCCTTTGCATTCAAGTCACGATTTTTTCACCAGAATTAGTGGAAATAAAGTTGAGTTTATTTTTGAAGGAATCAATTTACCGTTTGATGATGCTACTAATGATGGCTTTATAGTTTTTAAAATTAAAACTAAATCAGATTTAGAAGTTGGTGATTCTTTTAGTAATGAGGTCAACATTTATTTTGATTATAATTTTCCAATTACTACTAATACTTTTACAACCACTATTCAGATTTTAAGCATAAAAGACTTTGATTTTGGAACATATTTCACTTTACATCCTAATCCTGTGAAAGATGTTTTGAATTTACATTCTAAGAACACTATTTCTATTCACTCTATTGAAATCTACAACCAATTGGGACAAATAGTTTTAGCCATTCCAAATGATGTTTCAAAAATAGATGTATCAAGATTACGAACAGGAAATTACTTTGTAAAAGTGAATACGAATTTAGGAACTTCAAATACTAGATTTATTAAAGAATAA